The sequence ATATATCTCTGCAGATTCAGCTGATTGATTTTCCAATTATTTTTAAAATTTTACCATAAAATTCTCTGATTCTTCCGGTGAAACATTTCCATATATTTTATATTTGACTTTTACTGTTAATTCACTTGTGTCTTTTTTCTCTGACACTTATAACTTTATACCTGTGTTCTTTCAGCATAGGACGTGCCTTGAAAAATATTTCATTACTGGTAGCATTTATATTCTCTGCCACTCTTTTTATTTTTTCATAATTTCTAAAATTAAAAAACAACTTAATTTCCAAAATATTTCTCTTCTGATGCTAATATTTTACTTTCTTTATTATAGCTTTAATCCTGACTTTCCAAAACTTTTATTTTTGTAAAAAATCACCCGCAGTTTTGCAGTATCTGCGTCTTATCGTTAATTTTTTTCTTGGGTTCTTTATTTCCAATAAAATGATATTTTTCAACATTATTTTAAAATATCTCTTTTAATTCATACTGTTTCCCTTTATCCTCTATGATATATCCTGAAGAACCGCATCCATATTTCCACGGCCCCTTATCCGGCGGCAAATTTTCTTTTATGATTTCAAATGTTTTTGAATTTACATTTTCTATTTTTTCTCCCTGATAATATACATATATTTTGTCTTTTGCCAACAGCCTGTAATACGGCTCTGATTCTATAATCTCAAATGTGTCATAATCTGCTTCTTTTATTTCTTTCTCTGTTTCGTTACGTCTTTTTTCCACATAATAAACTTTATTATTTTCTTTTTTATATCCTCTATATACACAGCTCAAACTAAAACTTAACTGATTTATCATTAATAAAACCAAAATAATAAAATAATTCTTTTTCATTCTGCCTC comes from Sebaldella sp. S0638 and encodes:
- a CDS encoding DKNYY domain-containing protein, coding for MKKNYFIILVLLMINQLSFSLSCVYRGYKKENNKVYYVEKRRNETEKEIKEADYDTFEIIESEPYYRLLAKDKIYVYYQGEKIENVNSKTFEIIKENLPPDKGPWKYGCGSSGYIIEDKGKQYELKEIF